One part of the Sporosarcina ureae genome encodes these proteins:
- a CDS encoding rhodanese-related sulfurtransferase codes for MEEKDYRVLLFYKYVTIEEPEEFAASHLAFCKETGLKGRILVGSEGINGTCSGTVEQTDAYMEHMKADPRFADVWFKIDETDRHAFKKMHVRYRPEIVNLSLPEDVNPLELTGEYLEPEQFLQQMQEENTVILDARNDYEYDLGHFRGAIRPDIENFRDLPEWVNENKEQLEGKKILAYCTGGIRCEKFTGWLKREGFEDVAHLHGGIVSYGKDPEAKGQLWDGQCYVFDERIAVPINQVEHVIVGRDHFDGTPCERYVNCANPECNAKILCSEENEHLYMRSCSDDCRTHPRNRYFVEHDMTVDEYDARIAKIEELHASETIS; via the coding sequence ATGGAAGAGAAAGACTATCGGGTTTTATTGTTTTATAAGTATGTAACGATTGAGGAACCTGAAGAATTTGCGGCTTCACACTTGGCATTTTGCAAAGAAACTGGATTAAAGGGACGTATCCTAGTTGGATCAGAAGGAATCAATGGTACTTGCTCTGGAACAGTTGAACAGACGGATGCGTATATGGAGCATATGAAAGCCGATCCTCGATTCGCTGATGTATGGTTCAAGATCGATGAAACAGATCGCCACGCTTTCAAAAAAATGCATGTTCGCTATCGTCCAGAGATTGTAAACCTAAGCTTACCTGAAGACGTCAATCCATTGGAACTGACGGGCGAATATCTAGAACCTGAACAGTTTTTACAGCAAATGCAAGAAGAGAATACGGTTATATTAGATGCTCGTAATGATTATGAGTATGACCTAGGTCATTTCCGTGGTGCGATCCGCCCGGATATTGAGAACTTCCGTGATCTTCCTGAATGGGTAAATGAAAACAAAGAACAACTTGAAGGTAAGAAGATTCTTGCCTATTGTACGGGTGGAATTCGTTGTGAGAAGTTCACAGGCTGGTTAAAGCGTGAAGGATTTGAAGACGTTGCACATTTACATGGTGGAATTGTTTCTTACGGTAAAGATCCTGAAGCAAAAGGTCAGTTATGGGATGGTCAGTGCTACGTATTTGACGAGCGCATTGCCGTTCCGATTAACCAAGTAGAACATGTCATTGTAGGTCGTGACCACTTTGATGGAACTCCTTGCGAACGATACGTCAACTGTGCGAATCCCGAATGTAATGCGAAGATTCTATGTTCCGAAGAAAATGAACACCTCTATATGCGTAGCTGTTCAGACGATTGCCGCACACATCCTCGTAACCGTTATTTCGTTGAACACGATATGACAGTGGACGAATACGATGCACGTATAGCTAAAATCGAAGAATTACACGCAAGCGAAACGATTTCTTAA